From a region of the Tachypleus tridentatus isolate NWPU-2018 chromosome 1, ASM421037v1, whole genome shotgun sequence genome:
- the LOC143257377 gene encoding dipeptidyl peptidase 2-like: MVSEIILFVTFFIACQNEIANSNTVTYKEMFFNQTLDHFNFVSFGEETFQQRYLVEETWWNQGIGPIFFYTGNEDDINVFWNNTGFIHEIAPKFQALVVYAEHRFYGKSLPAGNASFTNPIIGLLTIEQALADYAHLLTHLKEALNATQCPVIAFGGSYGGMLSAYFRFKYPNIVNGAIAASAPIYQVAGLTSTSLFFQAVTQNFHNALPNCESQIRKAFQILKQWATEGVVGFNRIQKTFNLCNDISNFTKFQHFLSWARNAFVFVAMRNYPYPTDFSGKLPGHPVKAMCQQMFSTSVPTRGLALAVSLFYNASGDKECFDVEKYTPCADPTGCGEGENSRAWDFQACTEVNLEGGSNNVTDMFPDLPFTAQMRDEYCLTTWGVTPRRKWLKTHMWGRDITHSTNIVFSNGDLDPWTQGGVTHNISSGIRTILIKGGAHHVDLRRSNHADPNSVVIARSFEVMMIYSWIKQKSKNM, from the coding sequence ATGGTTTCGGAGATTATACTTTTTGTGACATTTTTCATTGCTTGTCAGAACGAAATAGCAAACAGTAACACCGTCAcctacaaagaaatgtttttcaatCAAACCCTGGATCATTTCAATTTTGTATCCTTCGGGGAGGAAACGTTTCAACAAAGATATCTAGTTGAAGAGACTTGGTGGAACCAAGGAATAGGGCCTATCTTCTTTTACACAGGAAATGAAGACGACATTAATGTATTCTGGAACAACACCGGTTTTATACACGAAATTGCTCCCAAGTTTCAAGCTTTGGTTGTTTATGCTGAACACAGGTTTTATGGGAAATCATTGCCAGCCGGAAATGCGAGTTTCACAAATCCGATTATTGGGCTTTTAACGATTGAACAAGCCCTTGCGGACTACGCTCACCTGCTAACTCACCTGAAGGAAGCACTCAACGCCACCCAATGTCCAGTGATTGCATTCGGGGGTAGTTATGGAGGGATGTTGAGCGCGTACTTTAGGTTCAAGTATCCAAATATCGTTAATGGAGCCATAGCAGCGAGCGCTCCTATATATCAGGTAGCTGGACTTACATCGACTTCATTGTTCTTCCAGGCTGTGACACAGAATTTCCATAACGCACTTCCCAACTGTGAATCTCAAATAAGAAAAGCCTTTCAGATTTTAAAGCAATGGGCCACAGAAGGAGTTGTCGGGTTTAatagaatacagaaaacattcaATCTCTGTaatgatatttctaattttacaaaatttcaacattttctttcttggGCGAGAAATGCTTTTGTCTTTGTCGCTATGAGGAATTATCCATATCCAACAGATTTTTCAGGGAAACTCCCTGGTCATCCAGTCAAGGCAATGTGCCAGCAAATGTTCTCAACCTCAGTACCGACAAGGGGTCTTGCTCTAGCTGTCTCTCTCTTTTATAATGCATCTGGAGACAAAGAATGTTTTGATGTGGAGAAATACACCCCGTGTGCTGATCCAACTGGCTGTGGAGAAGGCGAGAATTCTCGGGCCTGGGACTTCCAGGCCTGTACAGAAGTGAACTTGGAAGGAGGCAGTAATAACGTGACAGATATGTTCCCAGATTTGCCCTTCACAGCCCAGATGAGGGACGAATATTGTCTAACAACCTGGGGAGTGACTCCTCGACGAAAATGGTTAAAAACTCATATGTGGGGAAGAGATATTACCCATTCCACAAATATTGTGTTCAGTAACGGTGATTTGGATCCGTGGACACAAGGGGGAGTTACACACAATATATCGTCTGGGATTCGTACTATCCTCATCAAAGGAGGGGCACACCATGTGGACTTAAGAAGAAGCAATCATGCAGATCCAAACTCAGTTGTGATAGCTAGATCATTTGAAGTGATGATGATTTATAGCTGGATTAAACAGAAAAGTAAGAATAtgtaa